The following coding sequences are from one Verrucomicrobiia bacterium window:
- a CDS encoding four helix bundle protein — MSYEGERQDLRVRTKLFALRIIKMCGTLPITREGRILGDQIFRSGTSVGANYREAYRARSKAEFISKLGDSQKELEETIYWMELLLETGTVKEKKMALLLTEADELMAIISAIIKSSRSSSS, encoded by the coding sequence ATGAGTTATGAAGGGGAAAGACAGGATTTGCGGGTGCGCACAAAGCTTTTTGCACTTCGGATTATCAAGATGTGCGGCACTCTCCCCATTACTCGTGAAGGGCGAATTTTAGGAGATCAAATTTTTCGTTCAGGAACATCCGTCGGAGCAAATTATCGTGAAGCCTATCGCGCAAGGTCCAAAGCTGAATTCATTTCCAAACTGGGCGACTCACAGAAAGAACTGGAAGAAACAATTTACTGGATGGAACTGCTGCTCGAAACGGGAACGGTGAAAGAAAAGAAAATGGCTCTTCTGTTAACTGAAGCTGACGAATTGATGGCCATCATCAGTGCGATCATCAAAAGCTCCCGAAGCTCCTCTTCATAA